TCAACTGCTGAATGTTCAGGCGTTTCCTCAACTTCAATGGTATTGCATGAAATTTCTCGAGGTTTCTCGTCAACTAGTTGTTCAGGTGTCCCTTCAACTGCTGGTTTGCTAGGTTTCTCTGGTTCTTCGAGTTTCTCCTCAATTTTTGGTTCTTCGGGTTTCTCCTCGATGGCAAGTTCTTCCCGTTTCTCTTCAACTGTCGATTCCTTGAGTTTCTCTTCAACTGCTGAATCTTCGGGTTTTTCCTCAATTTCAGCAAAATCATTGTCGGTATTGCATGAAATTTCATTGCCAGTCTTATCATTTGAGTCCACAACATGCTTATTCTGCTAGAAGAAAGTTTCACTTAATTTTTCAATAGATAAGCAGATGTGAATTCATTGCACATACATAACTATTAGGATGGACAACTTTGTGACAGTGTTTGATCCTCACCTTTTCGAGGGGCGTTACCTTTTCAGCTGCTGCTTTCTCTAGTTTCTCTTCAACAACTACTTCTTCATGTTTCTCTTCAGCTACTTGTTTGTCAGGTGTTTCTTCCCGTGCTGGTTTATCAACTGTTTCTTCCCCTGCAACTGGTTCGTCAAGCTTTTCTTCAACTACTAATTTTTCAGGTGTCTCCTCAACCATTAGTTCTTCGAATTTCTCCGATACAACTGGTTCTTTAGGTTTCTCTTTCAGTGCTAGTtcctcatattttttttctattactaTTTCTTCATGTTTTTCCTCAACAGCTGAATAGTCAGAAACATCACTGTTGTCGTTGCACAGAATTTCACCATTAATCTTGTCTGTTGAGTGACTTGAGTCCGTATCTGGCATATTCTACAAGAAGAATTTAAAGATTCACTAAGACTTTTAATAGATAAGTAGATGCAAATTCCTTGCATGTAGAGAGCTGATAGGATGGTAAACTCTGCGACAGTGCTCGATTACCTTTTCCAAGAGAGTCACCGTTTCAACTGCTTGTTTTTCAGATTTCTGTTCAATAGCTAGTTCTTCCGGTGTCTCTTCAACTGCTGGTTTGTTGGGTTTCTCTTCAACTGTTAGGTCTTCAGGTGTTTCCGCTCTTGCTTGCTCTTCAAGTGTTTCTTCAATTGCCAATTTTTGAAGTTTCTCATTTATAACTGGTTCTTCAGGTTTATCCTCAACAATTGGTTCCTCATGTTTTTCCTCAACCATTGGTTCTTCAGTTTTTTCCTCAACTGCTGGATAGTCAGCAACATCAATGTTGGTATTGCATGGAGTTTCAGTGTCAGTCTTCCCGTTTGAATCTATAGCTGACATATCCTGcaagaaaaatttaaagttttactTAGTCTTCCAATAGATAAACATATGTGAATTGTTGCACATACATAACTAATAGTACAGTTAAAGCTTGTGATTGTACTTGATCCTTACCTCTTCCAACAAAGTTACCTTTTCAGGTTTCTCTTCGATTACTAGTTTCTCAAGGTTCTTTTCATCTGCTAGATCTTCAGGTGTTTCTTCAACTACAGGTTCTTCAGATTTCTCTTCAACTGTTGGTTCTTCAAGTTTCTCCTCGAAAACTTGttcttcagtttttttttcCACAGCCGGTTCTTCAGGTTTCTCTGTCACTGCTGGTTCATCAGTTTTTTCATTAACCGCTGGTTCTTCACGTTTCTCTTCAATCActtgtttttcatgtttttctttAACTACCTGTACTTCAGCTTTATCTTCAACTGTTGGATAGTAAGCAACATCGTTGTTTGAATTGCCTAGAATTTCACTGTCAATCTTGTCCTTTGAGTCTACAATTGGCATATTCTGCAAGAGAagttcaaaaattcaatttaatCTTCCAATAGATTGGCATATGTGAGTTCGTTGCACATATAAAGCTATTAGAATGGATAAACTTTGTGACATTGTTTTATCCTCACCTTCTCTAGGAGAGTTTCCATTTCTggtttctcctcttcaattgCTGGTTTGTCATGTTTCTCTTCAACAGCTATCTCTTCAGAGGTCTCTTCAACCATTGGTTCTTCAGGTTTCTCTTCAAGTGGTAGTTCTTCAGGTGTTTCCTCCCCTGCTAGCTCTTCATGTGTTTCTTTAGTTGTTGgttcttcaagtttctcttCAACAGTTGGTTCTTTAGGTTTCTCTTCAACTGGTTCTTCAGATTTCTCCTCAATTGTTGGTTCTTCAGGTTTCTCCATAATTGCTGGTATATCAAGTTTCTCTTCAATAACCGGTTTTTCCACAGCTGCTGGTTTTTCAGGGTTTTTCTCATCTTCTAGAAAGTGAGCAGCATCGTTGCTAGTATTGCAGGGAATTTTATTGTCAGTTTTTTCCTTCGAGTCTGCAACTAGCAAATTCTGTAAGAAGAATTTTAAGTTTCACTTAGTCTTTCAGTAGATAAGCAGATGTAAATTGTTGTACATACATAACTAATAGGACAGATAAACTTTATGACAGTGCTTGACCCTTGCCTTATCCAAAAGAGTTACCTTTTCTGGTTTCTCCTCTTCACTTGTTGGTTCTTCAGGTTTCACCTCTTCAACTGCTGGCTCTTCAGGTTTTTCTTCACATGCTAGTTCATTAGGTGTTTCTTCCCGTGTTGATTCTTTGGGTGTCTCTTCAGTTACTGTCTTTTCAGGTTTCTCTTCAACCTTTGGTTCTTCAAGTTTCTCCTCAGCCGATGGTTCTTCAAATTTCTCCTCCACAGTTGGTTTTTCACGTTCTTCTTCAACTGCCAGTTCTTCAAGTTTTTTCTCAACCGCTGGTTCTTCAGGCTTCTCCATAACAGCCAATACTTCAGATTTTTCTTCAATCATTGTTTCATCATGTTCTTTTTCAACTACTAGTTCTTGAGGTTTTTCCTCGACTGATTCATAGTCAGCAATATCATTGTTGGTATTGCAAGGAATTGCATTATCTATCTTGTCCTTTGGGTCTTCCATTGGGAAATTCTGCAAGAAATTTAGAGTTCTACTTAGTATTTAAATAGATAAACATATGTAAATTCGTTGCACATATAAAGCCTAATTTGATGAATAAACTTTGTGACAATATTTAATCCTGACCTTCTCTAGAAGAGCTTCTGTTTCAGGTTTCTCCTCTTCAACAATTAGTTCTTTAGGTGTCTTTTCAACCGTTGGTTCTTCAGTTTTCTCTTCAAGTGCTAATTCTTCAGGTGTTTCCTCCCCTTCTAGCTCTTCAGGTGTTTCTTCAGCCACTGGTTCTTGAGGTTCCTCCTCAACCACTGGTTCTTCAGGTTTCTCCTTAACCGCTGGTACATCAAGTTTCTCTTCAATAGTTGGTTCTTCAGGTTTTTCTTCAACTACTGACTCTTCAAGATTTTCCTCAACTTGTGGAGGGTGAGCAACATCATTATTGGTATTGCATGGAGTTTCACTGCCAGTTTTGTCGTTTGAGTCTACAACTATCATATTCTGCGAAAGAATTTAATGTTTCACTTAGTCTATCAATGAAGAAGCAGATGTGAATCATTGCACATACATAACTAATAAGATGGATAAACTTTGTGACAGTGCTTGACCCTCACCTTTTCCAAAAGAGCTACCTTTTTGGATGTCTCCTCTTCAAGTGCTGGTTTCTCTTCAAATAATAGTTCGTTAGGTGTTTCTTCCCGTTTTGGTTCTTCAGGTGCTTCTTCAGTTATTGGTTTTGCAGCTTTCTCCTCAATTGTCTCCTCAACCAATGGTTCTTTAAGCTTCTCTTCCATTGTTGTTTCTTTAGGTTTCTCTTCAATTGCCGGTGGTTCAGGTTTTTTCTCATCCACTGGTTCTTCTGGCTTCTCTGAAACCGCTGTTTCTTCTGATTTCTCTTCAATTGCTTGTTCTTCATGTTTTTTTTCAACTACTGGCTCTTCAGTTTTTTCCTCAACTGATGCATAGTCAGCAATGTCGTTGTTGGTATTGCATGGAATTGCATTGTCTGTCTTGTCCTTTGAGTTTACAATTGACAAATTATGCAAGAAAAGTTTAAGTTTCATTTAGTCTTTCAACAGATAAACTTATGTAAATTCGTTGCACATATAAAGCTAATATGATGGATAGTTTTTATGACAGTGTTTATTTGTCACCTTCTCCTGAAGAGCTTCCGTTTCAGGTTCTTCCTCTTCAATTGCTggtttttcatctttcttttcaaCAACTAGTTCTTCAGATGTGTCTTCAACTGTTGGTTCTTCAGGTTTCTCTTCAAGAGCTAGTTCTTCAGGTGTTTCCTCCCCTGCAAGCTCTTCAGGTGTTTCTATAGTCGCCGGTTCTTCAGGTTTCTCTGTAATTGCTAGTTCAGGTTTCTCCTCAACTGGTACTTCAGATTTCTCCTCAAATGTTGGTTCTTCAGGTTTCTCCTTAATAGCTGGTACACCAGGTTTCTCTTCAATGAGTGGTTCTTCAGTTTTTTCTTCAACTGCCGATTCTTCAGGATTTTCCTCACTGTCTGGAGAGTGTGCAACATCATTATTGGTATTGCATGGGATTTCACTGCCAGTTTTTTCGTTCGAGTCTACAATTAGCATATTCTGCAAAAAGAATTTAATGTTTCACTTAGCCTTTCAATAAAGATGCAGATGTGAATCATAGTACATACATAACTAACAAAATGGATAAACTTTGTGATAGTGCTTGACCCTTACCTTTTCCAAAAGAGTTACCTTTTCAGGTTTCTCCTCTTCCATGGCTGGTTCTTCATGTATCTCTTCAAATGCTAGTTCCTTAGGTGTTTCTTCAATTACTTGTTTTTCAGGTTTCTCCTCAATTTTTGGTTCTTTGATTGTCTCCTCAACTGATGGTACTTCAAGCTTTTCTCCCACGGTTGGTTTTTCAGGTTTCTCTTCAACTGTCGGTTGTTCAGGTATTTTCTCAACCGCTGGTTCTTCTGGTTTCCCCGAAACCCTTGATTCTTTagatttttcttcaattgcTGATTCTTCAGATATCTCTTCAACTATTGGTTCTTCAGTTTTTTCCTCAACTGATGCATAGTCAGCAATGTCATTGTTGGTATTGCATGGAATTGCATTGTCTATTGTGTTCTTTGAGTTTACAATTGGAAAATTCTGCAAGAAAATTTAAAGTTTCATTTAGTCTTTCAATAGATAAACATGTAAATGCGTTGCACATATAAAGCTAATATGTTGAATAAACTTTGTGAGTGTTAATTCTCACCTTCTCTTTAAGAGCTTCCATTTCAGGTTCCTCCTCTTCAATTGCAGGTTTTTCAACTTTCTCTTCAACAACTAGCTCTTCAGATGTATCTTCAACCGTTGGTTCTTCAGGTTTCTCTTCAAGTGCTAGTTCTTCAGGTGTTTCTATAGCTGCCGGTTCTTGAGGTTTCTCTTCAGTCGCCGGTTCTTGAGGTTTCTCCTCAGCTGGTACTTCAGATTTCTCCTCAAATGTTGGTTCTTCAGGTTTCTCCTCAACTGCTGGTACATCAGGTTTCTCTTCAATGACtagttcttcattttttatttcatctgCCGGTTCTTCAGGATTTTCCTCAATGTCTGGAGAGTGAGCAACATCATTATTGGTATTGCATGGAATTTCACTGCCAGTTTTGGTGTTCGAGTCTACAATTAGCATATTCTGCAAAAAGACTTTAATGTTTCACTTAGCCTTTCAAAAGAAGAGCATGTGAATCACTGTACATGCATAACTAACAAAATGGATAAACTTTGTGATAGTACTTGACCCTTACCTTTTCCAAAAGAGTTACCTTTTCAGGTTTCTCCTCTTTCATTGCTGACTCTTTATGTATCTCTTCTAATGCTAGTTCCTTGGGTGTTTCTTCAGTTACTTGTTTATCAGGTTTCTCCTCAATTTTTAGTTCTTTGATCGTCTCCTCAACTGATGGTTCTTCAAGCTTTTCTCCCACTGTTGGTGTTTCAGGTTTCTCTTCGATTGTCGGTTGTTCAGGTATTTTCTCAACCGGTGGTTCTTCTGGTTTCTCCAAAACCCTTGATTCTTCAGATTTCTCTTCAATAGCTGATTCTTCAGATATCTCTTCTACTTCTGGTTCTTCAGTATTTTCCTCAGCTGATGCATAGTCAGCAATGTCATTGTTGGTATTGCATGGAATTGCATTGTCTGTTGTGTTCTTTGAGTTTACAATTGGCAAATTCTGCAAGAAAATTTGAAGTTCCATTTAGTCTTTCAATGGATGAAACATATTTAAATTCATTGCACTTATAAAGTTAATATGCTGAATAAACTTTGTGACAGTGTTAATTGTCACCTTCTCCTGAAGAGCTTCCATTTCAGGTTCCTCCTCTTCAATTGCTGGTTTTTCATCTTTCTCTTCAACAACTAGCTCTTCAGATGTATCTTCTACTGTTAGTTCTTCAGGTTTCCCTTCAAGTGCTAGTTCTTCAGCTGTTTCTATAGCTGCCGGTTTTTCAGGTTTCTCTTCAGTCGCTGGTTCTTGAGGTTTCTCCTCAGCTGGTACTTCAGATTTCTCCTCAAATTTTGGTTCTTCAGGTTTCTCCTCAACTGCTGGTACATCAGGTTTCTCTTCAATGACTggttcttcattttttatttcaactgCCGATTCTTCAGGATTTTCCTTGATGTCTGGAGAGTGAGCAACATCATTATTGGTATTGCATGGAATTTCACTGCCAGTTTTGGTGTTCGAGTCTACAATTAGCATATCCTGCAAAAGGAATTTAATGTTTCACCTAGCCTTTCAAAAAAAGAGCATGTGAATCACAGTACATGCATAACTAACAAAATGGATAAACTTTGTTATTATACTTGACCCTTACCTTTTCCGAAAGAGTTACCTTTTCATGTTTCTCCTCTTCAACGGTTGGTTCGTCATGTTTCTCTTCAAATGATAGTTCCTTAGTTGTTCCTTCAGGTTTCTCCTCAATTGTTGGTTCTTTGGTTGTCTCTCCAACCAATGGTTCTTCAAGCTTTTCTCCTCCAACTGTTGGGTTTTCAGGTTTCTCTTCAATTGTCGGCTGTTTAGGTATTTTCTCAACCTCTGGTTCTTCTGGTTTCTCCAAAACCCTTGATTCTTCAGATTTCTCTTCAATAGCTGATTCTTCAGATTTCTCTTCAACTACTGGTTCTTCAGTTTTTTCCTCAACTAATGCATAGTTAGCAATGTCATTGTTGGTATTGCATGGAATTGCATTGTCTGTATTGTCCTCTGCGTTTACAATCGGCAATTTCTGCAAGAAAATTTAAAGTTTCATTTTGTCTTTAAATAgataaacatatattaattCGTTGCACTTATAATGTTAATATGCTGAATAAACTTTGTGACAGTGTCAATTGTCACCTTCTCCTGAAGAGCATCCGTTTCAGGTTCCTCCTCTTTAATTGCTGGTTTTTCATCTTTCTCTTCAACAACTAGCTCTTCAGATGTATCTTCAACTGTTAGTTCTTCAGGTTTCCCTTCAAGTGCTAGTTCTTCAGCTGTTTCTATAGCTGCCTGTTTTTCAGGTTTCTCTTCAGTCGCCGGTTCTTGAGGTTTCTCTTCAGCTGGTACTTCAGATTTCTCCTCAAATTTTGGTTCTTCAGGTTTCTCCTTAACTGCTGGTACATCAGGTTTCTCTTCAATGACTggttcttcattttttatttcaactgCCGATTCTTCAGGATTTTCCTTGATGTCTGGAGAGTGAGCAACATCATTATTGGTATTGCATGGAATTTCACTGCCAGTTTTGGTGTTCGAGTCTACAATTAGCATATCCTGCAAAAAGAATTTAATGTTTCACCTAGCCTTTCAAAAAAAGAGCATGTGAATCACAGTACATGCATAACTAACAAAATGGATAAACTTTGTTATTATACTTGACCCTTACTTTTTCCAAAAGAGTTACCTTTTcaagtttctcctcttctacGGTTGGTTCGTCATGTTTCTCTTCAAATGATAGTTCCTTGGGTGTTTCTTCAGTTACTGTTTTTTCAGGTTTCTCCTCAATTGTTGGTTCTTTGGTTGTCTCTCCAACCAATGGTTCTTCAAGCTTTTCTCCTCCAACTGTTGGGTTTTCAGGTTTCTCTTCAATTGTCGGCTGTTTAGGTATTTTCTCAACCTCTGGTTCTTCTGGTTTCTCCAAAACCCTTGATTCTTCAGATTTCTCTTCAATAGCTGATTCTTCAGATTTCTCTTCAACTACTGGTTCTTCAGTTTTTTCCTCAACTAATGCATAGTTAGCAATGTCATTGTTGGTATTGCATGGAATTGCATTGTCTGTATTGTCCTCTGCGTTTACAATCGGCAATTTCTGCAAGAAAATTTAAAGTTTCATTTTGTCTTTAAATAgataaacatatattaattCGTTGCACATATAAAGCTTATATGGTGGATTAACTTTGTGACAGTATTTAATCCTCACCTTCTCCTGAAGAGCTTTCCTAACAAGTTCCTTCTCTTCAATAGCTGTTTCTTCATCTTTCTCTTCAAGAACTAGTTCTTCAGGTGTCTCTTCAAGTGCTAGTTCTTCAGGTGCTTCCTCCTTTGTTAGCTCTTCAACTGTTTCTTTAGCTGCCGCTTCTTCAGGTCTCTCTTTAGACGCCGGTTCTTGAGGTTTCTCCTCAACTAGTACTTCAGATTTCTCCTCAAATGTTGGTTCTTCAGGTTTCTCCTTAACTGCTGGTACACCAGGTTTCTGTTCAATGACTGATTCTTCAGTTTTTTCTTCAACTGCCGATTCTTCAGGATTTTCCTCAATGTCTGGAAAGTGAGCAACATCATTACCGGTATTGCATGGAATTTCACTACCAGTTTTGTCGTTCAAGTCTACAATTAGCATATTCTGCAAAATGAAGTTAATGTTTACTTTGCCTTCCAATAAAGAAGCAGATGTTAATCACAGTACATACATGACTAACAAAATGGATAAACTTTGTGATAGTGCTTGACCCTTACTTTTTCAGGTTTCTCCTCTTCAACGGCTGGTTCTTCATGTTTCTCTCCAACTGCTGGTTTTTCAGGTTTCTCTTCAACTGTCGGTTCAGTTTTTTTCTCAACCACTAGTTCTTCAAGCTTCTCCGAAACAACTGATTCTTCAGATTTATCTTCAATTGCTAATTCTTCATGTGTTTTTCCAACTGCTGGTTCGTCAGGTTTTTCCTCAACTGATGCATAGTTAGCAATATCATTATTGGTGGTATTGCATGGAATTGCATTGTCTATCCTGTCCTTTGAGTCTACAATTGGCAAATTCTGCAAGAAAATTGAAGTTTCACTTAGTCTTTTGACAGATAAACAGATGTAAATTCATTGCACATATAAAGCTAATATGATGGATAGACTTTGTGGTAAGTGTTTAATCTTCACCTTCTCCAGAAGCCCTTCTGTTAAAggtttctcctcctccattacTGCTGGTTTTTCAGGTATGTCTTCAACCATTGGTTCTTCAGGTTTCTCTTCAAATGCTAGTTCTTCATGTGTTTCCTCCCCTGCTAGCTCTTCATGTGTTTCTTTCGCTGTCCGTTCCTTAGGTTTCTCTTCAGCCGCTGGTTCTTCAGGTTTCTCCTCAACCATTGGTTCTTCAGGTTTCTCTTTAATCTCTGATCCATCACGTTTCTCTTCAAAAATTGGGTTTTCTGGTTTTTCTTCAACTGCTGGTTCTTCGGTTATTTTCTCAGTTTTTGGATAGTGAGCAGCATCGTTGTTGGTATTGCATAGAATATCACTATCAGTGTTGTCCTTAGAGTCTACAACTAGCATTTTCTGCAAGAAGAATTTAAAGTTTCTCTTAGTCTTTCAAGAGATAACCAGAAATGAATTGTTGGACATACATAACTAATAGGATGGATAAACT
The Solanum stenotomum isolate F172 chromosome 12, ASM1918654v1, whole genome shotgun sequence DNA segment above includes these coding regions:
- the LOC125848885 gene encoding uncharacterized protein LOC125848885 isoform X6 → MEDDAEIPENKSIKEDNLLGEVYAISDKLKLEKDKRDQSLSEFEGTSEVENVKDLIKGNYGTTEGEKFYASPLVSKAVEENGSSVEVHVSVDTPNKSDEQMSGSSFHLGEKEEDKRVEIVSAGTQNPSEESETSCEMNNVEKNTSIPLTVRGDVSSAKYKTEGTDTGAIKSPGDTKDEKAVKDENDYNGDRNIFISPKSECQRGEDEKKETGDGEGARNVLVNSFVDVVEETRSDYAESDTSAKHGDNSIEKGNQDVADHPAVEEKTEELEVEEKHEKPIIEEKTKEPIVTEKHAEPAVEEKPEEPAVEVKTEEPVVQEKPEETEVQEKFEKTEVEEKPEELVVEETPKEPTQEKTSEELEFEEKPEKVTFLEKKIQVVDSNDKSENELPCNTNNDAANFAEFEEPAVEEKPEKLEKPDLPMVREKREEPMVEEKSEESFEEKTRKPEAGEKPEEPTAKETPEELAEEEMPEELALEEKPREPTVEETLEELDVEEKAEKKAIEEEKPETEALQENNSPIEKSKNKTDNAIQCNTNNAIADYESVEEKTEEPVVENKHEEPAIEERSEESVVMKKPEQPAVEEKSEKPVAREELEEPSIEETLEEPAVEDKPEKPVTEEAPEEPTQEETPNEQAFEEKPENPITEEAPEEPTQEETQNKLAFEEKPAVEEEKPKKVSLLEKKMLVVDSKDNTDSDILCNTNNDAAHYPKTEKITEEPAVEEKPENPIFEEKRDGSEIKEKPEEPMVEEKPEEPAAEEKPKERTAKETHEELAGEETHEELAFEEKPEEPMVEDIPEKPAVMEEEKPLTEGLLEKNLPIVDSKDRIDNAIPCNTTNNDIANYASVEEKPDEPAVGKTHEELAIEDKSEESVVSEKLEELVVEKKTEPTVEEKPEKPAVGEKHEEPAVEEEKPEKNMLIVDLNDKTGSEIPCNTGNDVAHFPDIEENPEESAVEEKTEESVIEQKPGVPAVKEKPEEPTFEEKSEVLVEEKPQEPASKERPEEAAAKETVEELTKEEAPEELALEETPEELVLEEKDEETAIEEKELVRKALQEKKLPIVNAEDNTDNAIPCNTNNDIANYALVEEKTEEPVVEEKSEESAIEEKSEESRVLEKPEEPEVEKIPKQPTIEEKPENPTVGGEKLEEPLVGETTKEPTIEEKPEKTVTEETPKELSFEEKHDEPTVEEEKLEKDMLIVDSNTKTGSEIPCNTNNDVAHSPDIKENPEESAVEIKNEEPVIEEKPDVPAVEEKPEEPKFEEKSEVPAEEKPQEPATEEKPEKPAAIETAEELALEGKPEELTVEDTSEELVVEEKDEKPAIEEEEPEMEALQEKNLPIVNSKNTTDNAIPCNTNNDIADYASAEENTEEPEVEEISEESAIEEKSEESRVLEKPEEPPVEKIPEQPTIEEKPETPTVGEKLEEPSVEETIKELKIEEKPDKQVTEETPKELALEEIHKESAMKEEKPEKVTLLEKNMLIVDSNTKTGSEIPCNTNNDVAHSPDIEENPEEPADEIKNEELVIEEKPDVPAVEEKPEEPTFEEKSEVPAEEKPQEPATEEKPQEPAAIETPEELALEEKPEEPTVEDTSEELVVEEKVEKPAIEEEEPEMEALKEKNFPIVNSKNTIDNAIPCNTNNDIADYASVEEKTEEPIVEEISEESAIEEKSKESRVSGKPEEPAVEKIPEQPTVEEKPEKPTVGEKLEVPSVEETIKEPKIEEKPEKQVIEETPKELAFEEIHEEPAMEEEKPEKVTLLEKNMLIVDSNEKTGSEIPCNTNNDVAHSPDSEENPEESAVEEKTEEPLIEEKPGVPAIKEKPEEPTFEEKSEVPVEEKPELAITEKPEEPATIETPEELAGEETPEELALEEKPEEPTVEDTSEELVVEKKDEKPAIEEEEPETEALQEKDKTDNAIPCNTNNDIADYASVEEKTEEPVVEKKHEEQAIEEKSEETAVSEKPEEPVDEKKPEPPAIEEKPKETTMEEKLKEPLVEETIEEKAAKPITEEAPEEPKREETPNELLFEEKPALEEETSKKVALLEKNMIVVDSNDKTGSETPCNTNNDVAHPPQVEENLEESVVEEKPEEPTIEEKLDVPAVKEKPEEPVVEEEPQEPVAEETPEELEGEETPEELALEEKTEEPTVEKTPKELIVEEEKPETEALLEKNFPMEDPKDKIDNAIPCNTNNDIADYESVEEKPQELVVEKEHDETMIEEKSEVLAVMEKPEEPAVEKKLEELAVEEEREKPTVEEKFEEPSAEEKLEEPKVEEKPEKTVTEETPKESTREETPNELACEEKPEEPAVEEVKPEEPTSEEEKPEKVTLLDKNLLVADSKEKTDNKIPCNTSNDAAHFLEDEKNPEKPAAVEKPVIEEKLDIPAIMEKPEEPTIEEKSEEPVEEKPKEPTVEEKLEEPTTKETHEELAGEETPEELPLEEKPEEPMVEETSEEIAVEEKHDKPAIEEEKPEMETLLEKNMPIVDSKDKIDSEILGNSNNDVAYYPTVEDKAEVQVVKEKHEKQVIEEKREEPAVNEKTDEPAVTEKPEEPAVEKKTEEQVFEEKLEEPTVEEKSEEPVVEETPEDLADEKNLEKLVIEEKPEKVTLLEEDMSAIDSNGKTDTETPCNTNIDVADYPAVEEKTEEPMVEEKHEEPIVEDKPEEPVINEKLQKLAIEETLEEQARAETPEDLTVEEKPNKPAVEETPEELAIEQKSEKQAVETVTLLEKNMPDTDSSHSTDKINGEILCNDNSDVSDYSAVEEKHEEIVIEKKYEELALKEKPKEPVVSEKFEELMVEETPEKLVVEEKLDEPVAGEETVDKPAREETPDKQVAEEKHEEVVVEEKLEKAAAEKVTPLEKQNKHVVDSNDKTGNEISCNTDNDFAEIEEKPEDSAVEEKLKESTVEEKREELAIEEKPEEPKIEEKLEEPEKPSKPAVEGTPEQLVDEKPREISCNTIEVEETPEHSAVEEKPVEPTVEQKPAEPVVREKLEESKVEEKPKEPAVEEKSDEPVIEGTLEEPVAKETPEQPMIEEKPQEPEVQEKPKEPTVQEKLEEPTIDEKLEEPARIGEKPEKLAVEGKPEEPAVEVTPKPKIEEKPQESVIEEQSQEPEVKETPEEPVVKETREELAVEKKPEELATEEQVVDQKLEEPTVEVKPEEATVDEKHEEPSVEEKPEESAVENFEEPTVKEKPEEPPVEEEPEDPAVKEIHEELAGKEKLEEPIIEEKPKEPPIEEEPKKQNREETEAATERIDESETHNVEKEEALIEKQAERFVKETAQPCKEVETEIKELKDINAGDESNNNALQKEETTLEELLTSAKEEMAANNFEEGKVVSEIPNQENGQQANLTTEEANDAHGAENVTELSSEEMRVEDCINKVESSDFGFQNHNKYSPDADKLELQNREIDISYILDTPVEKETNGRNSEKISESTEELIHQTSEISEENKAAVDTDTNTLQSCADPHEQLKHQLAELCEEKQARGIADTNTLQRSADHEEPYSAPAQEIIDKSETEDISCADCLEEENSLRTNQEKLKEGENSEVKTDENFDKGDEFQSIMMLKGVEKDDYKQHIKHNTCAVMDTEEQNEDSPAGEQTSEKLEELEKIDIDDNKNINHQSTETNLPEEATESKSECVTMEIKTPIKEEEQEEDLRETTGEDSSNNNTTQVQKEEETTISEPERVSLEPFGSERKTAAGSGEMITCNETNKIHEVRVENAPVAQVGRVPEEKTRGEEEKVTKHFTSLKSVTVSEKEIAMDNMVSNESNTTKQIQEQAAYSLLTLEREETIPTSSTDANGTPKDSITPHMELGAEAKNIQYMQEKCKTSETEQHQENYENKKEVECDSKEVPEESISRETQAKAALSDLVHVSTKETSKIEEDFAEEREGNDREEEGIQKKREVSSSEDPVIVEISRDAAIKVPPKKHQNILSGVGSKVKHSIAKVKKAITGKSSQTKTSSPK